The Malus sylvestris chromosome 12, drMalSylv7.2, whole genome shotgun sequence genome contains a region encoding:
- the LOC126593704 gene encoding heavy metal-associated isoprenylated plant protein 6-like, translated as MGEKKESPKNDGEKKPTDAAPKKDDGLNIFIFKTDIHCEGCAKKIKRAVKNFEGVEQVKTDSAANKLTVTGKVDPAGLKEKLEQKIKKKVDLVSPQPKKDGGGGGGGDKKPAADGKAEKKGEEKKPADNKKPADDKKAAEDKKAKEAPKESAVVLKIRLHCDGCMQKMKSKISKFKGVNNVSFDASKDLVTVKGFMDVKELVPYLKEKFRRAVEVVPPKKDDSGAADKKPKDGGGDKKEKEGAGGDKKEKEGGGEKKDKAVAAGDGEKKEVVAAAGGGGGGGAPKMEMSKMEYNGYPYPPPSYYWYDEGHVYNHNKFVMEAQAHQAHISQGSSSHGYAVPMEHYPAPQMFSDENPNGCSVM; from the exons ATGGGTGAG AAAAAGGAATCCCCGAAGAATGACGGTGAGAAGAAGCCCACCGACGCCGCCCCCAAGAAGGACGACGGTCTGAACATCTTCATTTTCAAGACCGACATCCATTGCGAGGGATGTGCTAAGAAAATCAAACGGGCTGTCAAGAATTTTGAAG gCGTTGAACAAGTGAAGACGGATAGTGCAGCCAACAAATTGACTGTAACTGGGAAAGTTGACCCCGCCGGACTCAAGGAGAAGCTCGAGCAGAAGATCAAGAAGAAGGTCGACCTGGTTTCTCCTCAGCCCAAAAAAGatggtggcggtggcggtggtggaGACAAGAAGCCTGCCGCAGATGGAAAGGCTGAGAAAAAGGGTGAAGAGAAAAAGCCAGCTGATAACAAAAAGCCAGCGGATGACAAGAAGGCAGCTGAAGACAAAAAGGCCAAAGAGGCACCCAAAGAG AGTGCTGTGGTGTTGAAGATCAGATTGCATTGTGATGGTTGCATGCAGAAGATGAAGAGTAAAATCTCCAAGTTTAAAG GTGTTAACAATGTGAGCTTTGACGCATCCAAAGACCTAGTAACGGTGAAGGGCTTCATGGACGTAAAGGAACTAGTACCTTACCTCAAGGAGAAGTTCCGGAGGGCCGTGGAAGTGGTCCCACCCAAGAAAGATGACAGCGGAGCCGCCGACAAGAAACCAAAAGACGGCGGCGGGgacaagaaggaaaaagaaggtGCAGGAGGTGataagaaggagaaagaaggaggtGGTGAGAAGAAAGATAAAGCAGTCGCAGCAGGCGacggagaaaagaaagaagttgTCGCGGCCGCAggcggcggaggaggaggaggcgccCCGAAGATGGAGATGAGCAAGATGGAATATAATGGGTACCCTTACCCACCTCCTTCTTACTATTGGTACGACGAAGGGCACGTTTACAACCACAACAAGTTTGTAATGGAGGCTCAAGCGCACCAAGCGCACATTAGCCAAGGGTCGTCTAGCCACGGCTACGCCGTGCCGATGGAACACTACCCTGCGCCGCAGATGTTCAGCGACGAAAATCCAAACGGTTGTTCGGTGATGTAG